A genome region from Paenibacillus pabuli includes the following:
- a CDS encoding LLM class flavin-dependent oxidoreductase, whose product MTAKRSLKFGAIVHGVGGSMTTWRHPEIQPDASVNFEFYKRQTLKAEEGKFDLVFIADGLYITEKSIPHFLNRFEPISLLSALAAITSRIGLVGTLSTSYSDPFTVARQFGSLDLISDGRAGWNVVTSPLEGSAKNYSRSNHPTHPERYRIATEYLQVTKGLWDSWEDDAFVRDKESGVFFDPSKLHTLNHEGEFFSVQGPLNIARSRQGQPVIFQAGSSDDGKTLAAKEADAVFTGHDTIEDAQAFYKDVKTRAASYGRSSQDIVILPGISPIVGRTEEEAERKYEEIASLVTIDKALDYLGRFFEHHDFSQYPLDEPFPELNGIGSNSFRSGTDKIKKDAKEQGLTLREVALRAATPKSKFLGTPEQVADKIQEWFEAEAADGFIIHSELPSGLSDFVELVVPILQERGIYRTEYEHDTLRGNLGVQIPVNRYTAAREQVQQA is encoded by the coding sequence ATGACAGCAAAACGCAGTTTGAAATTTGGAGCCATTGTTCACGGTGTCGGAGGCAGCATGACCACATGGAGACACCCGGAGATTCAACCGGATGCGAGTGTGAATTTTGAGTTCTACAAGCGGCAGACGCTGAAAGCGGAAGAAGGCAAGTTCGATCTCGTTTTTATTGCCGACGGTCTGTACATCACCGAAAAATCCATTCCCCACTTCCTGAATCGGTTTGAACCGATCAGCCTGTTGTCCGCCTTGGCTGCCATTACATCCCGGATCGGCCTGGTGGGAACCCTCTCCACGTCCTATAGCGATCCGTTTACGGTTGCCAGACAGTTTGGTTCGCTTGATCTGATCAGCGACGGCCGCGCAGGCTGGAACGTGGTGACCTCTCCGCTTGAAGGATCAGCCAAAAACTACAGCAGAAGCAACCACCCTACCCATCCGGAACGATATCGCATTGCAACCGAATATTTGCAGGTGACCAAAGGCCTGTGGGATTCGTGGGAAGATGATGCATTTGTCCGAGACAAGGAAAGCGGTGTTTTCTTCGATCCATCCAAACTGCATACACTCAACCACGAAGGGGAGTTCTTCTCCGTACAAGGACCACTGAACATTGCCCGTTCCCGTCAAGGTCAGCCCGTTATCTTCCAGGCAGGCTCTTCCGACGATGGCAAAACCCTTGCAGCGAAAGAAGCCGATGCAGTGTTTACGGGACATGATACGATCGAGGATGCACAAGCCTTTTACAAGGATGTCAAAACGCGTGCCGCTTCCTATGGACGTTCCTCTCAGGATATCGTCATTCTCCCAGGCATTAGCCCAATCGTAGGACGGACCGAAGAAGAAGCCGAGCGTAAATACGAGGAGATTGCCAGTCTCGTTACGATTGATAAAGCGCTGGATTATCTGGGTCGTTTCTTCGAGCACCATGACTTCTCCCAATATCCGCTGGATGAACCGTTCCCTGAACTGAACGGCATTGGCAGCAACAGCTTCCGCAGCGGCACAGATAAAATCAAGAAGGATGCCAAGGAGCAGGGATTGACGCTGCGCGAAGTGGCATTGCGTGCGGCTACGCCGAAGAGCAAATTCCTGGGTACACCGGAACAGGTAGCTGACAAAATCCAGGAGTGGTTTGAAGCAGAGGCCGCCGACGGCTTCATCATTCATTCGGAATTGCCAAGTGGCCTGTCTGATTTCGTAGAACTGGTCGTTCCGATTCTGCAGGAGCGCGGCATTTATCGTACGGAGTATGAGCACGATACACTTCGTGGCAATCTCGGTGTGCAGATTCCAGTGAATCGTTATACGGCAGCCCGGGAGCAAGTGCAGCAGGCATAA
- a CDS encoding glutaredoxin family protein, which produces MSTSPKKVVLWSKTGCHFCGEVKAFLTSRNQPFENIEVEGNDVLRDVLEAKYGIRHVPVIEVGGEGKYEALLEPDLEKLAALLEQPDEAAAV; this is translated from the coding sequence ATGTCTACGTCACCCAAAAAAGTAGTGCTATGGAGCAAAACAGGCTGTCATTTCTGTGGAGAGGTCAAAGCGTTTTTGACGTCCCGGAATCAGCCTTTTGAAAACATTGAAGTGGAAGGCAATGATGTGCTGAGGGATGTGCTTGAAGCAAAATACGGCATACGGCATGTTCCTGTCATTGAGGTTGGAGGGGAAGGCAAGTATGAGGCTTTGCTGGAACCGGATCTGGAGAAGCTTGCTGCGCTTCTGGAGCAGCCGGACGAGGCAGCAGCTGTCTGA
- a CDS encoding GT-D fold domain-containing glycosyltransferase produces MAGQIRGALDAQRPLSVVRLGDGELLTLAADTVLPGEQVQELAPFLPYAGVPRSVPEIRAALAEAIQGADWVGVPISRAPTFQGLLFPVMRHFGIDWSRLKLTSSTINYSLHQSGLLLPILQGRRVLVIGSQASGLGALLLSRGIHVTGIIDSVAGVMDVPRVVQETAAHSFDIALVAAGIPAVILCRRIAGELGKVALDFGHLADKLVTGELHL; encoded by the coding sequence GTGGCGGGCCAGATCCGGGGGGCGCTGGATGCGCAGCGCCCCCTGTCGGTCGTTCGCCTCGGAGATGGCGAACTGCTGACGCTGGCAGCCGATACGGTGCTGCCCGGCGAGCAGGTGCAGGAGCTTGCCCCGTTCCTGCCTTACGCAGGGGTGCCACGCTCCGTTCCCGAGATTCGGGCTGCGCTGGCCGAAGCCATACAGGGGGCGGATTGGGTAGGCGTTCCGATCTCGCGGGCACCCACATTTCAAGGCTTGTTGTTCCCGGTTATGCGTCACTTCGGGATTGACTGGTCCCGGTTGAAGCTGACCAGTTCCACAATTAATTACAGTCTGCATCAATCAGGACTGCTGCTGCCTATCCTGCAAGGCCGCCGCGTACTGGTGATCGGCAGTCAGGCGAGTGGGCTCGGTGCACTGCTTCTCAGCCGCGGGATACATGTGACGGGCATTATTGATTCGGTTGCCGGGGTTATGGATGTTCCCAGGGTGGTGCAGGAAACGGCAGCGCATTCCTTCGATATCGCTCTGGTAGCTGCAGGCATTCCGGCGGTGATTCTATGTCGGCGCATTGCCGGCGAACTTGGCAAGGTTGCTCTGGATTTTGGGCATTTGGCTGATAAATTGGTCACAGGAGAGCTTCATCTCTAA
- a CDS encoding glycosyltransferase family 2 protein, with translation MTLTSIVIPTYNGLDLLKPCIAAIREYTGVGTPYEIVVVDNGSVDGTAAYCARERVRFVRLPKNRGFPAACNAGLRAACGDELLLLNNDVTVTPRWLENLRIGLYSEANIGITGPVTNYASGIQQVDLDFGSMEQFLQLAEANNVSDPTRWKEVSRIVGLCMLFRREVMASIGLLDEAYSPGHYEDDDYCYRARMQGYRLLVCRDVLVHHRGSASFQKTDPAAWKQLLERNRSIFMHKWHVDPLEYIETSDEGGNVE, from the coding sequence CGACGTATAACGGACTGGACCTGCTGAAGCCGTGCATTGCTGCCATCCGGGAGTATACCGGAGTTGGAACACCTTACGAGATTGTAGTTGTGGATAATGGCTCCGTCGATGGTACGGCAGCCTATTGTGCACGTGAACGGGTTCGATTTGTTCGATTACCGAAGAACCGGGGCTTCCCCGCAGCCTGTAATGCCGGGCTGCGTGCGGCTTGCGGTGATGAGCTGCTGCTGCTCAACAACGATGTCACGGTAACCCCGCGCTGGCTCGAGAATCTTCGTATCGGACTCTACAGTGAAGCAAATATCGGGATCACCGGTCCGGTGACCAATTATGCAAGCGGGATTCAGCAGGTTGACCTGGACTTCGGGAGCATGGAGCAGTTCCTGCAATTAGCGGAAGCCAACAATGTCTCGGATCCAACCAGGTGGAAGGAAGTCAGCCGCATCGTTGGACTGTGCATGTTGTTTCGGCGAGAGGTCATGGCGTCCATCGGCTTGCTTGACGAAGCCTATTCTCCTGGACATTATGAGGATGATGATTATTGTTATCGGGCTCGCATGCAAGGGTATCGCCTGCTTGTATGCAGGGATGTGCTTGTGCATCATCGTGGCAGCGCGAGTTTTCAGAAGACGGACCCGGCTGCATGGAAACAATTGCTTGAACGTAATCGCTCGATTTTTATGCATAAATGGCATGTCGATCCTCTTGAATATATTGAGACATCCGATGAGGGAGGGAATGTGGAATGA
- a CDS encoding ABC transporter permease, with product MSMKPLVGDKKAWTGSKGRLRLWNRRLGGYRFSFAVSRLFFYAALLVVLFTITCAIVPGWIAPYDPTQMMTDAILQAPSAVHWFGTDYFGRDIFSVVVHGSRDSLLIGFASVLVGGLVGSALGIVSGYVGGMVDTAIMRTVDILMAVPGVLLALSVAAALGPGLLNIALAVAVASIPGYARVMRGQVMSVKSLPFITATRSLGGSNGRIFWRHVLPHSLSPLLVMATLGVGTSILTGSGLSFLGLGVLKEIPDWGALLSQGRGYLTVAWWICTFPGLAITMFVLAVNLIGDDIRDRLDPRVKGAA from the coding sequence ATGAGCATGAAACCATTGGTGGGTGACAAAAAGGCATGGACCGGCAGCAAAGGGCGTTTACGCTTGTGGAATCGCCGCTTGGGAGGTTACCGCTTCTCGTTCGCGGTTTCCCGGTTATTCTTTTATGCAGCGCTGCTGGTCGTGTTATTCACCATTACCTGTGCCATTGTTCCGGGCTGGATTGCTCCTTATGATCCAACTCAGATGATGACGGATGCAATCCTGCAGGCACCTTCTGCTGTGCATTGGTTCGGGACCGATTATTTCGGAAGGGATATTTTCAGCGTCGTCGTGCATGGCAGCAGGGATTCACTGCTGATTGGATTCGCCTCGGTGCTTGTCGGTGGCCTGGTGGGAAGTGCCTTGGGGATTGTCTCCGGGTATGTAGGCGGAATGGTGGATACAGCTATCATGCGTACCGTCGATATTCTGATGGCTGTCCCGGGCGTACTGCTGGCCCTGTCCGTAGCCGCGGCACTGGGTCCCGGACTGCTTAACATTGCACTGGCCGTTGCGGTAGCCTCCATTCCGGGATATGCACGGGTTATGCGCGGGCAGGTGATGTCTGTCAAAAGCCTGCCATTTATCACAGCGACACGATCGCTTGGCGGCTCGAACGGACGTATTTTCTGGCGGCATGTCCTGCCGCATTCCCTGTCTCCTCTGCTTGTGATGGCAACATTGGGGGTGGGTACTTCCATCCTGACGGGTTCCGGTCTCAGTTTTCTTGGACTTGGGGTATTGAAGGAAATTCCGGATTGGGGAGCACTGCTCTCGCAGGGACGCGGTTACCTGACCGTAGCCTGGTGGATCTGTACCTTCCCTGGTCTTGCCATTACTATGTTTGTACTCGCAGTGAATCTGATTGGAGACGATATCCGTGACCGGCTTGATCCAAGAGTAAAAGGAGCGGCTTGA
- a CDS encoding sugar phosphate nucleotidyltransferase, which yields MKGVILAGGTGTRLYPLTRLINKHLLPVGKHPMIVYGIDRLRQAGIEDILIVMGKHSAGLYTEYLGGGADLGVRLTYRIQEQAGGIAEALDLAKSFILPGEKFVVLLGDNLFSDDLKPYVDRYVQQPAGTARVLLKEVDDARRYGVPVFDVNHPERISYIEEKPSQPKTSYCVTGIYMYDDHVFNLIDGITPSARGELEITDVNNHYASAGGLEYDILQKYWSDAGTFESLQEAAVRMKGQLP from the coding sequence ATGAAAGGTGTAATTCTTGCTGGCGGAACGGGAACACGGCTGTATCCTCTGACGCGGCTGATTAACAAACATCTGCTTCCGGTCGGTAAACATCCGATGATAGTGTATGGCATCGACAGACTCCGTCAGGCGGGGATTGAAGATATTCTGATTGTGATGGGCAAACATTCGGCAGGACTGTATACGGAGTATCTGGGCGGCGGAGCTGATCTTGGGGTTCGGTTGACATACCGGATTCAGGAGCAGGCGGGAGGCATTGCTGAAGCACTGGATCTGGCAAAGTCCTTTATTCTTCCTGGCGAAAAGTTTGTCGTACTGCTGGGTGACAACCTGTTCAGTGATGATCTGAAGCCATATGTTGACCGCTATGTGCAGCAGCCTGCGGGAACAGCACGGGTGCTGCTGAAAGAGGTGGATGATGCCAGACGTTACGGTGTGCCGGTCTTTGACGTGAACCATCCGGAGCGCATATCGTACATTGAGGAAAAACCAAGCCAGCCGAAAACCTCTTACTGCGTAACCGGTATTTATATGTACGATGATCATGTATTCAATCTGATTGACGGCATTACGCCTTCTGCACGCGGAGAACTTGAAATTACGGATGTCAATAACCACTACGCCTCTGCTGGAGGCCTGGAGTATGATATTTTGCAAAAATACTGGAGCGATGCAGGTACCTTCGAATCGCTGCAGGAGGCTGCAGTCCGCATGAAGGGACAACTGCCATAA
- a CDS encoding glycosyltransferase family 2 protein, with translation MSKPGIISKHRGASGPVEVKLHSAGKSSVRKTGRRGKGKRGARAAKLYKQGYSRGYDEGVRQGQSSFGLLFEGVSIIIPTYNQREYVLKCVSSIEKHTPAPYEIIVVDNASKDGTAEAMLRKGGMVRVAALDVNRGFAGGVNQGLMMARGRHIVVLNNDTLVTPGWLDNMMACLDSDPEIGLVGPVTNYIGGDQQIDVPYSEVQDMWSFAARHNRPDPGKHRVTERLVGFCWLFSRELLERVGYLDEGYAVGNFEDDDWMIRVKLAGYKLAVAGDAFIHHFGSVSMKALGEQDFAAVNKGNEQFHSKKWGDPHALVAKTLQLAHHTAQANSSAAQDSAHSGKTDPRQQMSTKGSQDGGPKPRRSSDFYPEGCFVSDAKGDVYRLAGGLRRKLNIPVPRGISPVQVAKPDLLGIPAGDAVVSAGEIRGWPLEVRHVHVPSIHDSATGWTEGCILAAADAPEVRYQISEGRRRKFATVYTAERWGVHSGHVMSVSPEQLHAIQEGLPIIAPPQLLNEDL, from the coding sequence ATGAGCAAACCAGGTATCATATCCAAGCATCGGGGTGCTTCCGGCCCCGTTGAAGTTAAACTGCATTCCGCTGGAAAGAGCTCTGTGCGGAAGACGGGACGCAGAGGGAAAGGCAAGCGGGGGGCCAGAGCGGCCAAACTGTACAAACAAGGGTACAGCAGGGGATACGATGAAGGTGTAAGACAGGGACAGAGTTCATTTGGACTGTTATTTGAAGGGGTCAGCATCATTATTCCGACCTATAATCAGCGGGAGTATGTCCTTAAGTGTGTATCCAGTATCGAGAAACATACGCCTGCTCCATATGAAATCATCGTAGTGGATAATGCTTCGAAGGACGGCACGGCAGAAGCGATGCTGCGTAAAGGCGGCATGGTGAGAGTGGCTGCACTGGACGTCAATCGCGGATTCGCCGGAGGTGTCAATCAGGGTCTAATGATGGCAAGAGGCCGTCATATTGTGGTGCTGAATAACGATACGCTGGTCACTCCAGGCTGGCTTGATAACATGATGGCCTGCCTGGACAGTGATCCGGAGATCGGTCTGGTCGGTCCAGTCACCAACTATATAGGAGGCGATCAGCAGATCGATGTTCCGTATTCCGAGGTACAGGATATGTGGTCCTTTGCTGCCAGACACAATCGGCCTGACCCTGGAAAACACCGGGTGACCGAACGGCTCGTCGGATTTTGCTGGCTGTTCTCACGGGAACTGCTGGAGCGGGTGGGATATCTGGATGAAGGATATGCGGTGGGCAACTTTGAAGACGATGACTGGATGATTCGGGTGAAGCTGGCAGGATATAAGCTTGCGGTCGCAGGAGATGCCTTCATTCATCACTTTGGCAGCGTCAGCATGAAGGCGCTGGGTGAACAGGATTTTGCGGCAGTGAACAAGGGGAACGAACAGTTTCATTCCAAGAAGTGGGGAGATCCTCACGCGCTGGTCGCGAAAACATTGCAGCTGGCGCACCATACGGCACAGGCGAATTCATCGGCAGCGCAGGATTCCGCCCATTCGGGCAAAACCGATCCGCGGCAGCAAATGTCCACGAAGGGCAGTCAGGACGGGGGACCGAAACCAAGACGCAGCAGCGACTTTTATCCGGAAGGCTGCTTCGTGTCTGATGCCAAAGGGGATGTATACCGTCTGGCGGGAGGACTGCGGCGCAAACTGAATATTCCTGTACCGCGAGGGATATCTCCTGTTCAGGTAGCCAAACCGGATCTGCTTGGGATCCCTGCCGGAGATGCTGTGGTGTCAGCAGGCGAGATTCGGGGCTGGCCGCTTGAAGTCAGGCATGTGCATGTTCCATCGATTCATGATTCGGCTACCGGTTGGACGGAAGGCTGTATCCTAGCTGCAGCTGATGCGCCAGAGGTCCGGTATCAGATCAGCGAGGGCAGACGAAGAAAGTTCGCAACGGTCTATACAGCAGAACGATGGGGCGTACATTCCGGTCATGTCATGAGCGTGTCTCCGGAACAACTGCATGCGATTCAAGAAGGCTTGCCCATCATCGCCCCGCCTCAGCTCTTAAACGAAGATCTGTAA
- a CDS encoding phosphotransferase family protein, giving the protein MKDEVIVLAERIASHFLQEKVKAAHQIMGKGFVNQVCLVETDRHNVIVRMNHKDNYPIFMKEKWCIEQAAAVGIPGPETLSVGITDETAYMIQTVVQGDNGLDAATGTIEVWRKLGEYAKRIHSIPVTGFGERMDPVSGTFYSPPHAGSDGSWQGYVQYNINSLTEHDPLIELGVLTKAESRRVRQWFERLKMETFRFGLCHGDLSLKNTMVAPTGQITLLDWGNAEVTVVPYGDIIHMIRCQIHGEGPDHVQLEAFIESYGLNEQELDQMRLVMVLKTFDNLRWAIDQSPDEVDDYVGMARKVFALVQEASGDGLI; this is encoded by the coding sequence ATGAAGGATGAAGTCATCGTACTGGCCGAACGAATAGCTAGTCATTTTCTGCAGGAAAAGGTCAAAGCAGCACATCAGATCATGGGGAAGGGTTTCGTTAATCAGGTTTGCCTAGTCGAAACAGACCGTCATAACGTTATTGTGCGCATGAACCATAAAGACAATTATCCGATTTTTATGAAGGAAAAATGGTGCATTGAGCAAGCAGCAGCCGTGGGGATTCCTGGTCCAGAGACGTTATCCGTTGGAATTACGGATGAAACAGCTTATATGATTCAAACGGTTGTCCAAGGAGATAACGGACTGGATGCAGCGACAGGCACGATTGAAGTCTGGAGAAAACTCGGCGAGTACGCAAAACGGATTCATTCCATCCCGGTGACTGGTTTTGGAGAACGGATGGACCCTGTCTCGGGTACATTCTATTCCCCACCACATGCGGGATCAGATGGCAGTTGGCAGGGATATGTTCAGTACAATATCAATAGCTTGACGGAGCACGACCCCTTGATTGAGCTTGGCGTATTAACGAAAGCAGAGTCGAGAAGGGTAAGACAATGGTTCGAGCGTCTGAAAATGGAAACATTCCGTTTTGGCCTGTGCCATGGCGATCTCTCATTGAAGAACACGATGGTGGCTCCAACAGGCCAAATTACGTTGCTGGATTGGGGAAATGCAGAAGTCACTGTGGTGCCGTATGGCGATATCATCCATATGATACGATGCCAGATCCACGGAGAAGGGCCAGATCATGTACAACTGGAAGCCTTTATAGAAAGTTACGGGCTGAATGAGCAAGAGCTGGATCAGATGAGACTTGTGATGGTCCTGAAGACCTTTGATAACCTCAGATGGGCGATCGATCAAAGTCCGGATGAGGTTGATGATTACGTTGGAATGGCCCGGAAAGTCTTTGCTTTGGTCCAAGAGGCAAGCGGAGATGGATTGATCTAG
- the ssuE gene encoding NADPH-dependent FMN reductase has product MSHVVIIAGAPSKRSRLTGLTDYSSNKLTEAGITVEVIHVADLPAEDLVQARFDSSHVRDALAVVEAADAVIVATPVYKASYSGVLKLFLDLIPQEGLRGKVSLPLVIGGSIAHLLAIDYALKPVITALGGRHILGGVYAIDQGVERLEDGKYALSADITTRLDRSLDELILTLEKDGITIA; this is encoded by the coding sequence ATGTCTCATGTCGTTATTATTGCCGGAGCACCTTCCAAACGTTCGCGTTTGACCGGCCTAACCGATTATAGCAGCAATAAATTAACCGAAGCAGGTATTACTGTTGAGGTGATACATGTAGCGGATCTGCCAGCTGAAGACCTCGTGCAGGCCCGGTTCGACAGTTCGCATGTGCGAGATGCGCTAGCCGTAGTTGAAGCAGCAGACGCGGTCATTGTGGCTACGCCTGTTTATAAAGCATCTTACTCCGGTGTACTGAAGCTGTTCCTGGATCTGATTCCACAGGAGGGGCTTCGCGGTAAAGTGTCTCTCCCGCTTGTCATTGGTGGCTCCATTGCCCATCTGCTGGCTATCGACTATGCATTGAAGCCTGTAATCACTGCACTTGGAGGAAGACATATTCTGGGCGGTGTTTACGCGATTGATCAAGGGGTAGAGCGTCTGGAAGACGGGAAATATGCGCTCTCGGCGGACATTACAACCCGGTTGGACCGTTCGCTGGATGAATTGATATTGACACTGGAAAAGGATGGTATTACGATTGCTTAA
- a CDS encoding ABC transporter substrate-binding protein has product MNRSIAWMKFMALAAVLVLVLSGCGAGGSSSGAAQASGGGQANEAEGGNLTFALATSPDTLDPHRSGLAVTVRAIRTIYDNLVVQLPDGSIKPWLATEWSVSEDGKSYTFKLREDVKFHDGTPFNAEAVKYNLDRVIDPATKAANSLALIRPYQSSEVIDEYTIKVNLESPSQAFLGNLSQALLGIVSPTAAKKYGDQLGKNPVGTGPYTFVKWDENADIVVTKNKDYKWAPETVENKAAPHLDTITFKIVPEEATRIGSVQSGQVLAAETVPPQNVAALKNDPNQQLLQANTVGLPYTLFFNLRKAPWDDVKVRQAVQSAVDVESIVKTLYLGNYERAWSALSPGILGYDASLEGSINPDINKANQLLDEQGWVKGADGLREKDGQKLTLRYVDGSPNREKRNDIAAIIQQQLKQVGIAVEVEITKDIATVIYQNWDYDLYGNSQVNSDPNALYAFYHTSAEGERPTLSGLSDPKIDELLEQGAVETDPEKRVKIYNEIQQFLIDQAVILPIYVFPYTVAASKSVQGVKFDSLGYPLFNDVRIQP; this is encoded by the coding sequence ATGAACAGGTCTATCGCATGGATGAAATTTATGGCATTGGCAGCAGTATTGGTACTGGTATTGTCCGGTTGCGGAGCGGGCGGCAGCTCCAGCGGTGCGGCTCAGGCATCAGGTGGTGGGCAGGCCAATGAAGCGGAGGGCGGGAATCTGACGTTCGCTCTTGCGACTTCACCGGATACGCTGGACCCTCACCGGAGCGGCCTTGCCGTCACGGTACGTGCCATCCGGACCATTTACGACAATCTGGTGGTCCAGCTGCCTGATGGTTCCATTAAACCGTGGCTCGCCACCGAATGGAGCGTATCAGAGGATGGCAAGAGTTACACGTTCAAGCTGCGTGAAGACGTGAAGTTTCACGATGGCACGCCGTTTAACGCTGAAGCCGTAAAGTACAACCTGGATCGTGTCATCGATCCTGCCACCAAAGCTGCCAATTCCCTTGCGTTGATCAGACCCTATCAATCTTCCGAGGTCATTGATGAATACACCATCAAGGTGAATCTGGAATCACCATCACAGGCCTTCCTGGGTAACTTAAGCCAGGCTCTGCTGGGTATCGTGTCACCTACGGCTGCCAAGAAATATGGCGATCAACTGGGCAAAAATCCGGTAGGCACTGGGCCGTATACCTTCGTGAAATGGGATGAAAATGCGGATATCGTTGTCACCAAAAACAAGGATTATAAATGGGCCCCAGAGACAGTCGAAAACAAAGCTGCACCTCATCTGGATACAATCACGTTCAAAATTGTACCAGAGGAAGCGACACGGATCGGAAGCGTACAGAGCGGTCAGGTACTCGCTGCAGAGACCGTCCCACCGCAAAATGTTGCAGCTCTGAAGAATGATCCGAACCAGCAATTGCTGCAGGCCAATACGGTGGGACTGCCATATACACTCTTCTTCAATCTGCGCAAAGCACCTTGGGATGATGTGAAGGTCAGACAGGCGGTACAATCCGCTGTAGACGTGGAATCTATCGTCAAAACGTTGTATCTGGGCAACTACGAACGAGCGTGGTCTGCATTGTCTCCTGGCATTTTGGGTTACGATGCCTCGCTGGAAGGAAGCATCAACCCGGACATCAACAAAGCCAATCAGCTGCTGGATGAGCAGGGCTGGGTCAAGGGTGCGGATGGCTTACGTGAAAAGGATGGTCAGAAACTGACGCTGCGTTATGTTGATGGTTCCCCAAACCGGGAAAAGCGCAATGATATCGCTGCCATCATTCAGCAGCAGCTGAAACAGGTTGGCATCGCGGTTGAAGTTGAAATCACGAAAGACATTGCCACCGTCATTTATCAGAATTGGGACTATGATCTGTATGGCAACAGCCAGGTCAATTCCGATCCGAATGCCCTATACGCCTTCTATCATACGAGCGCAGAAGGGGAGCGTCCGACGTTGTCCGGGTTGTCCGATCCGAAGATCGACGAGCTGCTGGAACAGGGAGCGGTGGAGACGGATCCCGAAAAACGCGTGAAGATCTATAACGAGATTCAGCAATTTCTGATTGATCAGGCGGTCATTCTACCGATCTATGTATTCCCTTATACGGTAGCAGCATCCAAATCCGTTCAGGGAGTCAAGTTTGATTCGCTTGGGTACCCCTTGTTCAACGACGTGCGAATTCAGCCATAA
- a CDS encoding ABC transporter permease, whose protein sequence is MVQTILTRLATSLFVIFGASVLVYCIMYLLPGDPVLLMLDPSSATPEMIENLRAQLGLDQPFYIQFANYFGDMLRGDFGKSMINSDPVLPKILEHFPATLALTALSSIIAITIGITLGVLSAIHRNGVIDFIARLVGLFGISMPTFWTGILLILLFSVQLGWFPAMGSEGFGSLVLPAATLGLVGAGFIVRMVRNSMLEIINEPFIVALRAKGLTERTIMYVHALRNALIPAVTVIGMLVGDLLAGTVVVETVFSRQGIGRIIADALMAKDLPVVQGVVFFTAIIYVVLNLLVDISYAYIDPRVRRAVRT, encoded by the coding sequence ATGGTTCAAACGATACTGACTCGGCTTGCAACATCACTATTTGTAATATTCGGAGCTTCGGTGCTGGTGTACTGCATCATGTATCTTCTGCCGGGTGATCCGGTCCTGCTCATGCTGGATCCATCCTCGGCTACACCGGAGATGATCGAGAATTTGCGGGCGCAGCTTGGTCTGGATCAGCCGTTTTACATTCAATTTGCGAACTATTTCGGAGATATGCTGCGCGGCGATTTTGGCAAGTCCATGATTAACTCGGATCCAGTGCTTCCCAAAATTCTGGAACATTTCCCGGCCACCCTGGCACTGACGGCACTGAGTTCCATCATTGCGATTACCATCGGTATCACGCTTGGCGTGCTGTCCGCCATCCACCGAAATGGCGTGATTGATTTTATTGCCCGTCTTGTTGGACTGTTTGGCATCTCCATGCCAACGTTCTGGACCGGCATTCTGTTGATCCTGCTGTTCTCGGTTCAGCTCGGCTGGTTCCCGGCCATGGGCTCGGAGGGCTTTGGTTCATTGGTGCTTCCTGCAGCCACCCTTGGTCTGGTTGGTGCAGGTTTCATCGTACGGATGGTACGTAACAGTATGCTCGAAATCATTAATGAACCGTTTATCGTCGCATTGCGCGCCAAAGGGCTCACGGAGCGAACGATCATGTACGTTCACGCACTCCGCAATGCACTGATTCCGGCTGTAACGGTCATTGGCATGTTGGTTGGGGATCTTCTCGCGGGAACCGTCGTGGTAGAGACCGTCTTCTCCAGACAGGGAATCGGGCGAATTATTGCCGATGCCTTGATGGCGAAAGACCTGCCTGTTGTACAGGGTGTTGTCTTTTTTACGGCGATTATCTATGTTGTGCTGAATTTGCTGGTGGATATATCGTATGCCTACATCGATCCAAGGGTCAGACGTGCAGTCCGCACATGA